One genomic region from Muriicola soli encodes:
- the metH gene encoding methionine synthase produces MKDHQLHKLQGQSSIQTSAEVGEECRPLKLSGLEPLVITHESNFVNVGERTNVAGSRKFLRLIKEENFEEAVEIARHQVEGGAQIIDVNMDDGLIDGKEAMVKFLNLILAEPDIARVPIMIDSSKWEIIEAGLQVVQGKCVVNSISLKEGEKEFIHQAKLIRRYGAAVIIMAFDEQGQADSYERRIEIAKRSYKILVDQLKFPPEDIIFDLNVFPVATGMEEHKSNAVDFIEATRWVRNNLPHCSVSGGVSNVSFSFRGNNTVREAMHSVFLYHAIKAGMNMGIVNPTLLEVYDDIPQDLLEHIEDVILNRKPDATERLLDFAEKVVGKKRLNKKDLSWREDSLQDRITRALVKGIDEFIIEDVEEARKSSEKPIEVIEGLLMTGMNVVGDLFGSGKMFLPQVVKSARVMKKAVAYLTPFIEASQEESTRGSAGKILMATVKGDVHDIGKNIVSVVLACNNYEIIDLGVMVPPEKIIQKAKEHQVDIIGLSGLITPSLDEMVFLAKEMELQNFKIPLLIGGATTSKAHTAVKIDPQYRAAVVHVNDASRAVTVVGDLLQKDHSEGYKNELKLTYASFRDNFLGRGRKKTYLSLEEARRNKLVLSWNGSEIRKPKEPGIHLLKELDLNLLRPYIDWTPFFRSWDLHGKYPAILKDEVVGEQATSLFEDAKHMLNTIIEKKLLTAKAVFGLFPANAIDKDDIEVQLKERKESYVFRTLRQQLKKKQGVPYLALADYIAPKSSGIKDFIGCFCVTAGFGSEELARQYEDSLDDYNAIMVKALADRLAEAFAEYLHREVRIHYWGYAGRELLTNEELIREEYKGIRPAPGYPACPDHLEKKTIWEILKVEENIGVKLTESLAMWPSASVSGYYFAHPDARYFGVGKITQDQLSDYAERKGISLEDARKWLSPNLVNE; encoded by the coding sequence ATGAAAGATCATCAGTTACATAAGCTGCAAGGCCAGTCTTCAATCCAAACTTCAGCAGAGGTAGGGGAGGAATGCAGGCCGTTAAAACTTTCCGGACTGGAGCCATTAGTAATTACCCACGAAAGCAATTTTGTCAATGTGGGGGAACGTACAAATGTGGCAGGTTCCAGGAAATTCCTCCGTCTGATAAAAGAGGAAAATTTTGAGGAAGCTGTTGAAATTGCAAGACATCAGGTGGAAGGCGGGGCCCAGATCATCGATGTGAATATGGATGACGGACTCATTGACGGGAAGGAAGCAATGGTGAAGTTTCTAAATCTGATTTTGGCAGAGCCCGATATTGCCAGGGTACCCATTATGATCGACAGTTCAAAATGGGAAATCATTGAAGCCGGACTACAGGTAGTACAGGGAAAATGCGTGGTAAATTCCATCAGTCTGAAAGAAGGGGAAAAAGAATTTATACACCAGGCAAAATTGATAAGGCGTTACGGGGCTGCAGTAATCATTATGGCTTTTGATGAACAAGGCCAGGCCGACAGCTATGAAAGACGAATTGAGATCGCAAAAAGATCTTATAAGATTCTGGTTGATCAGCTGAAATTCCCTCCCGAAGACATCATTTTTGATCTTAATGTCTTTCCCGTAGCAACAGGAATGGAGGAGCATAAAAGCAATGCGGTGGACTTTATTGAGGCAACTCGCTGGGTGCGGAATAACCTGCCTCATTGTAGTGTGAGCGGAGGTGTCAGTAATGTATCTTTTAGTTTCAGAGGGAACAATACGGTGAGGGAAGCCATGCATTCGGTCTTTCTTTATCACGCTATCAAAGCGGGAATGAATATGGGTATTGTTAATCCTACCCTACTGGAAGTATATGATGATATTCCTCAGGACCTGCTTGAACATATTGAAGATGTGATCCTCAACAGAAAACCAGATGCTACGGAAAGGCTCTTAGATTTTGCAGAGAAGGTGGTAGGGAAAAAGCGCTTGAACAAAAAGGATTTGAGCTGGAGGGAGGATTCGCTTCAGGACAGGATCACGAGGGCTTTGGTCAAAGGAATAGACGAATTTATCATTGAAGATGTTGAAGAGGCTAGGAAAAGCTCAGAAAAGCCTATCGAAGTTATCGAGGGGCTTTTAATGACCGGGATGAACGTGGTTGGGGATCTCTTTGGGAGCGGGAAAATGTTCCTGCCTCAGGTAGTAAAGTCGGCCAGAGTCATGAAAAAGGCAGTAGCCTACCTTACGCCCTTTATTGAGGCATCTCAGGAAGAATCTACCCGCGGATCTGCGGGGAAAATACTTATGGCAACGGTCAAGGGAGATGTACATGACATCGGGAAGAATATCGTTAGCGTAGTCCTCGCCTGTAACAATTACGAGATTATTGACCTGGGAGTTATGGTTCCGCCCGAAAAGATCATCCAAAAAGCCAAAGAACATCAGGTAGATATTATCGGTTTAAGCGGATTAATAACTCCTTCTTTGGATGAAATGGTCTTTCTGGCAAAAGAAATGGAGCTACAGAATTTCAAGATCCCCTTACTCATAGGAGGGGCTACCACGAGTAAGGCCCATACGGCGGTCAAGATTGATCCTCAATACAGGGCAGCAGTGGTACATGTCAACGATGCATCCAGAGCGGTTACGGTCGTAGGCGATCTCTTGCAGAAAGACCACTCAGAAGGATATAAAAACGAGTTGAAATTGACTTATGCCAGTTTTAGGGATAATTTTTTGGGCAGAGGCAGGAAAAAGACTTATCTCAGTTTAGAAGAAGCACGGAGGAATAAATTGGTGCTGTCCTGGAATGGATCTGAGATTAGAAAACCTAAAGAGCCGGGGATTCACCTGCTGAAGGAGTTAGATCTCAATCTTCTTAGGCCTTATATCGACTGGACGCCGTTTTTCAGAAGCTGGGATCTTCATGGAAAATATCCGGCCATCCTTAAAGATGAGGTAGTTGGCGAACAGGCCACCAGCCTGTTTGAAGATGCTAAGCATATGTTGAATACCATCATTGAAAAGAAACTCTTGACAGCGAAGGCAGTTTTTGGCCTGTTTCCGGCAAATGCTATTGATAAAGACGATATTGAGGTTCAGCTAAAAGAAAGGAAAGAATCATATGTCTTTAGGACATTGAGACAGCAACTAAAGAAAAAGCAGGGGGTACCCTATCTCGCCCTGGCCGATTATATTGCCCCTAAGTCGTCAGGAATTAAGGATTTTATAGGTTGTTTTTGTGTTACTGCAGGATTTGGTTCGGAAGAACTTGCAAGGCAGTACGAAGATTCCCTCGATGATTACAATGCCATCATGGTAAAGGCTTTGGCTGATCGATTAGCAGAGGCATTCGCAGAGTATCTGCACAGGGAAGTCAGAATTCATTACTGGGGCTACGCCGGGCGAGAATTACTCACCAACGAAGAACTGATTCGTGAGGAATATAAAGGCATCAGACCCGCCCCAGGATATCCTGCATGTCCAGATCACCTGGAGAAGAAAACCATCTGGGAAATTTTAAAGGTAGAGGAAAACATCGGAGTGAAATTAACTGAAAGCCTTGCAATGTGGCCCTCAGCAAGCGTGAGTGGATACTATTTTGCCCATCCTGACGCCAGGTATTTTGGCGTGGGTAAAATAACACAGGATCAATTATCAGACTACGCTGAACGAAAAGGAATTTCTTTGGAGGATGCAAGGAAGTGGTTGTCGCCAAACCTGGTGAATGAATAA
- a CDS encoding homocysteine S-methyltransferase family protein — translation MALIEDIVQERILILDGAMGTMLQQYQFTEADFRADRFREWPHPLQGNNDLLSLTQPKAIAEIHRKYFAAGADIVETNTFSSTSVAMADYHMQDLVYEMNFESARIAKEVAIEFTEKEPQKPRFVAGSIGPTNKTASMSPDVNDPGFRAISFDALRQSYHEQAAALLDGGVDVLLVETIFDTLNAKAALFAIEELKEERGINIPVMISGTITDASGRTLSGQTAESFLISISHIPFLSVGFNCALGASQLVPHLQVLAAKTSFAVSAHPNAGLPNAFGEYDQSPEEMAVQIREYLDKNLINIVGGCCGTTPDHIRAIAVVAREYEPRKCLLAV, via the coding sequence ATGGCTTTAATCGAAGACATAGTACAAGAACGTATCCTCATATTAGATGGGGCGATGGGGACCATGCTGCAACAGTATCAATTTACAGAAGCAGATTTTAGGGCCGATCGTTTTAGGGAATGGCCGCATCCCTTGCAGGGCAACAACGATCTACTTTCTCTTACCCAGCCAAAGGCTATTGCGGAAATCCATAGAAAATACTTTGCTGCCGGAGCTGATATTGTTGAAACAAATACATTTTCATCAACTTCAGTGGCCATGGCAGACTACCACATGCAGGACCTGGTCTATGAAATGAATTTTGAATCGGCTCGTATTGCAAAAGAGGTTGCTATTGAATTTACTGAGAAAGAACCACAAAAGCCAAGGTTTGTGGCCGGTAGCATAGGTCCTACCAACAAAACAGCCAGCATGTCACCTGATGTTAATGATCCCGGCTTTCGGGCGATCTCCTTTGATGCCCTGAGACAGTCCTATCATGAACAAGCTGCGGCTTTGCTAGACGGAGGTGTGGATGTGCTTCTCGTTGAAACGATTTTTGATACCCTGAATGCGAAAGCGGCTTTGTTTGCCATTGAAGAACTTAAGGAAGAACGCGGTATCAACATACCGGTGATGATCAGTGGTACCATCACTGATGCCTCAGGACGGACCTTATCCGGACAGACTGCAGAATCCTTCTTAATTTCTATTTCTCATATTCCCTTCCTGTCTGTTGGCTTTAACTGTGCCTTAGGCGCCAGTCAGTTGGTTCCACATCTTCAGGTCCTGGCCGCGAAGACTTCCTTCGCTGTATCAGCCCATCCCAATGCAGGTCTGCCCAATGCTTTTGGGGAATACGATCAGAGTCCAGAGGAAATGGCTGTCCAAATAAGGGAGTATCTAGATAAAAACCTGATCAACATCGTAGGGGGCTGTTGTGGCACAACACCTGATCATATTAGGGCAATCGCTGTGGTAGCCAGGGAATACGAACCGAGAAAATGTCTGCTGGCGGTATGA
- a CDS encoding phosphoadenosine phosphosulfate reductase family protein produces the protein MIFTEKHLEHLNAQFRGIPTEEIIAWALEYARRPILTTNFGPYSSTLLHAVTEVKSDVPVIWCDTGYNTVATYKHAEKVMKRLELDMRIYVPKQTRARRDVLMGEPSVDDPKHADFAEQVKLEPFRRAMKEHQPDVWFANIRKGQTQYRDTLDILSISKEGILKVSPFYHYSEMQLRIYLKQFQLPNEMDYFDPTKVLQHRECGIHLS, from the coding sequence ATGATTTTTACGGAAAAACATCTGGAACATCTCAATGCTCAATTCAGAGGTATTCCAACTGAAGAAATAATTGCCTGGGCCCTGGAATATGCGAGAAGACCAATACTTACTACAAACTTCGGACCTTATTCGTCTACACTCCTCCATGCCGTTACGGAGGTTAAAAGTGATGTACCGGTAATCTGGTGTGATACGGGCTACAATACAGTGGCCACATACAAGCACGCCGAAAAGGTGATGAAGCGGTTAGAACTCGATATGAGAATCTACGTGCCCAAACAAACCCGTGCCAGGCGAGACGTATTAATGGGCGAACCCTCAGTTGATGATCCCAAACACGCCGACTTTGCTGAGCAGGTGAAATTAGAACCCTTCCGACGTGCGATGAAAGAGCATCAGCCCGATGTATGGTTTGCCAATATCCGTAAAGGTCAGACGCAGTATCGCGATACCCTGGATATACTGAGCATTAGCAAGGAAGGAATTTTAAAGGTGAGTCCTTTTTATCACTATTCTGAAATGCAACTAAGGATTTATCTGAAACAGTTTCAGCTCCCTAATGAAATGGATTATTTTGATCCTACCAAGGTTTTACAACATCGGGAGTGCGGTATTCATCTCTCGTAA
- a CDS encoding trans-sulfuration enzyme family protein, with amino-acid sequence MKKDENQFETDAIRIQMERSSFLEHSSPIYMTSSFVFEDAEDMRASFAEEKDRTIYSRYANPNSSELIDKVCAMEGAEAGFAFASGMAAVFSTFAALLESGAHILSARRIFGSTHSLFTGVFPKWKISHTYFELEDLDTLEELITPATRVIYAESPTNPGVDLVDLGRLGDFAKKHNLLFIVDNCFATPYLQQPLKFGADLVIHSGTKLMDGQGRVLAGITVGRADLIDKIYRFARISGPALSPFNAWLLSRSLETLAIRIDRHCSNALKLAEYLEKQKQVNWVKYPFLPSHPQFNLARKQMKAGGCVVAFEISGGAEAGKKFFDAIELLSLSANLGDSRSIVTHPASTTHSKLSEEERQASGISPGLVRISVGLEHIDDIIRDISRALDKSC; translated from the coding sequence ATGAAAAAAGATGAGAACCAATTTGAGACAGATGCCATTAGGATACAGATGGAACGATCTTCGTTTTTGGAACACTCTTCTCCAATTTACATGACTTCGAGTTTCGTATTTGAGGATGCCGAGGATATGCGGGCTTCCTTTGCCGAGGAAAAAGACAGAACAATTTACTCGAGGTACGCTAACCCCAATAGTTCTGAGCTGATCGATAAAGTATGTGCCATGGAAGGAGCTGAGGCTGGTTTTGCCTTTGCTTCTGGAATGGCGGCCGTATTTTCAACCTTTGCTGCCCTTTTGGAAAGTGGTGCTCACATCCTTTCTGCACGCAGGATTTTTGGCTCAACACATTCCCTTTTCACGGGAGTTTTTCCTAAATGGAAGATTTCGCATACGTATTTTGAGTTGGAAGATCTCGATACTCTTGAGGAGCTGATAACTCCGGCGACCAGAGTCATTTACGCAGAATCTCCGACTAATCCCGGTGTGGATCTTGTGGATCTGGGTCGACTAGGAGATTTCGCGAAAAAACACAATTTGCTTTTTATTGTAGATAATTGTTTTGCTACCCCATATTTGCAACAACCCTTAAAATTTGGGGCAGACCTCGTTATTCATTCGGGCACAAAGCTCATGGACGGGCAGGGAAGGGTATTGGCAGGGATAACTGTTGGACGTGCTGACCTGATTGACAAGATTTATCGTTTTGCACGGATCTCCGGTCCTGCTTTGTCGCCTTTTAATGCCTGGCTGCTTTCACGCAGTCTCGAAACCCTCGCCATTAGGATTGACAGACATTGTAGTAATGCACTTAAACTGGCAGAGTATCTTGAGAAGCAAAAGCAAGTGAACTGGGTAAAATACCCCTTTCTTCCATCTCATCCTCAATTTAACCTTGCCAGGAAACAGATGAAGGCAGGAGGTTGCGTAGTAGCCTTTGAGATAAGTGGTGGTGCAGAGGCGGGAAAAAAGTTCTTTGACGCTATAGAATTGCTCTCCCTTTCAGCCAATTTAGGGGATTCGCGTAGCATTGTAACCCATCCTGCTTCTACGACGCACAGTAAACTATCCGAGGAGGAACGGCAGGCGAGTGGTATCAGTCCCGGCCTTGTGAGGATCTCAGTAGGCCTGGAACACATTGATGACATTATCAGGGATATCTCCCGAGCTTTGGATAAATCCTGCTGA
- a CDS encoding RrF2 family transcriptional regulator, with protein sequence MLSKKTKYGLKALTFLAKQDKKDPIPIAEIADRENISQKFLESILLSLRRTGYLGSKKGKGGGYYLIKDPSEIPMTTVMRVLEGPIAMVSCVSLNFYEKCEDCPDEQSCSVHKLMLKVRDSALEVYRHTTLADLLS encoded by the coding sequence ATGCTTTCCAAAAAGACCAAGTACGGCTTAAAAGCCCTGACTTTCCTGGCAAAACAAGACAAAAAGGATCCTATCCCAATTGCGGAAATTGCTGATCGGGAAAATATTTCCCAAAAATTCCTGGAGAGCATTTTACTTTCCCTGAGGCGAACCGGTTATCTCGGATCAAAAAAAGGAAAAGGAGGTGGGTACTATCTCATCAAAGACCCCTCTGAAATCCCTATGACTACCGTGATGCGGGTTTTGGAAGGTCCTATTGCCATGGTGTCCTGTGTCAGTCTTAATTTCTATGAAAAATGTGAGGATTGCCCGGATGAACAAAGCTGCTCCGTACATAAACTGATGCTAAAAGTCAGGGATAGTGCCCTTGAAGTCTATCGGCATACCACCCTTGCCGATCTTTTGTCCTAA
- the thrA gene encoding bifunctional aspartate kinase/homoserine dehydrogenase I, producing MKVTAGLKQLSIPGYTTLSGVTQDIQLSYQLFGQPLHSAPIVLVNHALTGNSNVCGPEGWWTDLVGEQKCIDTDKYTVLCFNIPGNGYDGFVIENYRDFVAGDIARIFLNGLQLLEIKKVYAIIGGSLGGGIAWEMAALDPEITSHLIPVASDWKSTDWLIANCQIQEQFLVNSKNPVHDARMHAMLCYRTPESFKERFARSTNEELNVFNVESWLLHHGRKLQERFQLSAYKLTNQLLKTIDITRSGDEAFRNLRQSKTNIHIIGVDSDLFFSANEDKDTYKQMAQARSNVTYGEIKSLHGHDAFLIEFEQMVQLLEPIFNQNQRSRHYKVLKFGGNSLANGEGIERVLEIVVSEVNAGEKIAVVVSARELATDQLVNILELAAKGEDYKKEFEKFESYQRHSFKNVDLSDQFRELVQLLEGVTLLGDYSSKIKDQVLAIGELISTKLIAKLLIGKGIEAKWIDSRKLIITDDNFGNANVYDEVSRARVLELFQSLKAGVTPVIPGFIGSTKKGETTTLGRNGSNYTAALLANFLDAEELHNYTHVDGIYTADPKWVPEARRIDKLSYAEANELANFGATILHAKTIIPLLEKNIPLRILNTFNRENKGTLISAYSEGDGIRSLSVLDHEALINLEGRGLLGKAGVDARIFRALGRSNISVSIISQGSSERGIGLLVNASDANNARRALKEEFESDFESKDIHTISIIDDVSVISIIGQDLSTFHKPYNALIKNQVIPLLFNNTVTGKNISLVVKREDLHKALNVMHGQIFGMSKRINLAVFGHGNVGATLLDQILNASASIEKRKGIQLRVFALGNSKTVLLNKDGISNDWKKDIDEEGKSYSISEVFDFAREHHLENLIAVDNTASEDFVAHYFDFVENGFDLVSSNKIANTLGYDYYHLLREELGRFQKQYLYETNVGAGLPLIDTIKLLHLSGENITRIKGVFSGSLSYIFNTYSEKNVPFSEVVLEAMSLGYTEPDPREDLSGMDVGRKLLILARELQLRNEIKDVNVENLIPEELQSLSEEEFATQIAKLNPLMEKKKKDLGQGQVLRYVGDLYGDLQRDKGILEVKLISVSEESSLGQVKGSDSIIEIYTESYGKHPLVIQGAGAGAAVTARGVLGDILRIAEKI from the coding sequence ATGAAGGTTACAGCAGGATTAAAGCAATTGAGTATTCCTGGGTATACCACCTTGAGTGGTGTTACTCAGGATATTCAGCTTTCCTATCAGTTATTTGGACAACCCTTGCATTCTGCACCCATCGTTTTGGTAAATCACGCCCTTACGGGAAATTCAAATGTCTGTGGACCTGAGGGATGGTGGACGGATTTGGTGGGCGAACAGAAATGTATCGATACGGATAAGTATACAGTGCTTTGCTTTAATATTCCCGGGAACGGTTATGATGGCTTTGTGATTGAGAATTACAGGGATTTTGTGGCCGGGGATATTGCCAGAATTTTCCTGAACGGACTCCAATTACTGGAGATCAAAAAAGTGTATGCGATCATAGGCGGATCTTTGGGAGGAGGCATAGCCTGGGAAATGGCAGCTCTAGATCCGGAAATAACATCGCATCTTATTCCTGTGGCATCAGATTGGAAGTCCACTGATTGGCTGATAGCCAATTGTCAGATTCAGGAACAGTTCCTGGTCAATTCAAAAAATCCGGTACACGACGCCCGAATGCATGCCATGCTCTGCTACCGAACACCGGAATCGTTTAAAGAACGCTTTGCGAGGAGTACCAACGAAGAACTCAATGTTTTTAATGTGGAGAGCTGGTTGCTGCATCACGGAAGGAAATTACAGGAGCGTTTTCAATTATCGGCCTACAAACTTACCAATCAACTCTTAAAGACCATAGATATCACCCGCAGCGGTGATGAAGCCTTTAGGAACCTACGTCAAAGCAAGACGAATATCCATATCATCGGGGTTGATTCTGACCTGTTTTTTTCAGCCAATGAGGACAAGGATACTTACAAACAAATGGCCCAGGCCAGAAGCAATGTAACCTACGGGGAAATAAAATCCCTCCACGGACATGATGCCTTTCTTATTGAATTTGAGCAAATGGTTCAACTCCTCGAGCCTATATTTAATCAGAACCAGCGCTCCCGTCACTATAAGGTATTGAAATTTGGAGGAAATTCTCTGGCCAATGGCGAAGGGATAGAACGGGTTCTCGAAATTGTTGTATCTGAAGTTAATGCGGGAGAAAAGATTGCGGTGGTGGTATCGGCCCGTGAATTGGCCACGGACCAATTGGTCAATATTCTGGAACTTGCCGCCAAAGGCGAGGATTACAAAAAGGAATTTGAAAAATTCGAAAGCTATCAAAGGCACAGTTTTAAAAACGTAGACTTATCAGATCAATTCAGGGAATTGGTGCAGCTACTGGAAGGAGTAACCCTGCTAGGCGACTACAGTTCAAAAATCAAGGATCAGGTTTTGGCTATTGGAGAGCTCATTTCTACAAAGTTGATCGCAAAGTTGCTGATTGGAAAAGGGATAGAGGCGAAATGGATAGATTCCAGAAAGTTGATCATTACCGATGATAACTTCGGAAATGCGAATGTCTACGATGAGGTGTCGAGAGCTAGGGTTTTGGAGCTTTTCCAGTCCCTGAAGGCTGGCGTCACACCTGTAATACCAGGGTTTATCGGATCTACAAAAAAGGGAGAGACAACAACCCTGGGCAGGAACGGGAGTAATTATACCGCTGCACTTTTGGCAAATTTTCTCGATGCCGAAGAACTACATAATTATACCCATGTTGACGGGATCTATACCGCAGATCCCAAATGGGTACCCGAAGCCAGGCGGATTGATAAATTGTCCTATGCCGAGGCCAATGAACTGGCCAATTTTGGCGCAACTATTCTCCACGCAAAGACGATCATTCCCTTGCTTGAGAAAAACATTCCGCTCAGAATCCTAAACACCTTTAACCGGGAGAATAAAGGTACCTTGATAAGTGCGTATTCGGAAGGGGATGGTATTCGTTCGCTGTCTGTACTAGATCATGAGGCCTTGATCAATCTGGAGGGCAGGGGGTTGTTGGGTAAAGCAGGAGTAGATGCACGGATTTTTCGAGCCTTGGGAAGGAGTAATATCAGTGTTAGTATTATTTCCCAGGGTTCGTCCGAACGGGGGATAGGACTTTTAGTAAATGCCTCAGATGCGAATAATGCCCGCAGAGCTTTAAAAGAAGAGTTCGAGTCTGACTTTGAATCGAAAGATATTCACACGATTAGTATAATAGATGACGTTTCTGTGATTTCTATTATAGGACAGGACCTTAGTACTTTCCACAAACCGTACAATGCCTTGATTAAAAATCAAGTCATCCCGCTCTTGTTTAATAATACAGTAACTGGAAAGAACATTAGCCTTGTGGTAAAAAGAGAAGATCTACACAAGGCGCTGAACGTGATGCATGGGCAGATCTTTGGGATGAGTAAGCGAATTAATCTGGCTGTCTTTGGTCACGGTAATGTTGGAGCAACACTTCTTGATCAGATCCTCAACGCCAGTGCTTCTATTGAAAAAAGGAAAGGCATTCAACTAAGAGTCTTTGCCCTTGGTAACTCTAAGACCGTTTTACTCAACAAAGATGGTATCAGCAACGACTGGAAAAAGGACATAGATGAAGAAGGTAAATCGTATTCAATTTCTGAGGTTTTTGATTTTGCCAGAGAACATCATTTGGAAAACCTCATTGCTGTAGACAACACGGCAAGTGAAGATTTTGTAGCGCATTACTTTGATTTTGTCGAAAATGGTTTCGACCTGGTCTCATCCAACAAAATTGCGAATACCCTTGGATATGACTATTACCACCTCTTACGGGAAGAGTTGGGACGATTTCAGAAACAGTATTTGTACGAGACCAATGTAGGTGCGGGTCTTCCCCTTATTGATACCATTAAACTCCTACACTTATCGGGGGAAAATATTACCAGGATAAAAGGCGTCTTTTCCGGATCCTTGAGTTACATCTTTAATACGTATTCAGAGAAAAATGTCCCATTTTCAGAAGTAGTCCTCGAAGCGATGAGCCTGGGTTACACTGAACCCGATCCGCGAGAGGACTTATCTGGTATGGATGTGGGCCGAAAACTGCTGATCCTTGCACGTGAACTGCAGCTGCGTAATGAGATTAAAGACGTAAATGTGGAAAATCTGATTCCGGAAGAATTACAAAGCTTGAGCGAGGAGGAATTTGCAACCCAAATTGCAAAATTGAATCCGCTGATGGAAAAGAAAAAGAAGGATTTGGGACAAGGACAGGTTCTGCGCTATGTGGGAGATCTTTATGGAGATTTGCAGAGAGATAAAGGGATTCTTGAAGTGAAATTAATTTCGGTCTCTGAAGAGAGCAGCCTGGGGCAGGTAAAGGGTTCAGATTCCATCATTGAAATCTATACAGAGTCCTATGGAAAACACCCATTGGTAATACAGGGCGCAGGAGCAGGAGCCGCAGTAACCGCGAGGGGGGTATTGGGAGATATTCTCAGGATCGCGGAAAAAATATAA
- the metF gene encoding methylenetetrahydrofolate reductase [NAD(P)H]: MKVTEHIKRAKGNTLFSFEIIPPVKGRSIQELYDNIDPLMEFKPPFIDVTTSREEYVYIDRDGLFDKKLTRMRPGTVGICASIKHKYDVDTIPHVLCGGFTREETEYLLVDCHYLGIDNVMALRGDALKEEQYFEPTKGGHQYASDLVVQIKNLNKGQYLHEVIETDNCSDFCIGVAGYPEKHMEAPSMKTDLKWLKKKVDLGAEYIVTQMFFDNQKYFDFVKAAREAGINVPIIPGIKPIAIKRHLQLLPQVFRIDLPQELIEEVEKCSSNKEVRKVGIEWTIYQSKELKKAGAPVLHYYSMGKSDNIREIAKAIF; encoded by the coding sequence ATGAAAGTAACCGAACACATAAAAAGAGCTAAGGGTAATACCCTGTTTTCATTTGAGATCATTCCGCCTGTCAAGGGCAGAAGTATTCAGGAGCTCTATGACAATATTGACCCACTGATGGAGTTCAAGCCTCCCTTTATCGACGTCACCACCTCCAGAGAAGAATACGTTTACATAGACCGGGATGGTTTATTCGATAAAAAACTAACCAGGATGCGTCCGGGAACTGTCGGTATTTGTGCCTCCATAAAACACAAATACGACGTGGATACCATTCCTCATGTACTCTGCGGAGGATTTACTCGCGAAGAAACAGAATACCTGCTGGTAGACTGTCATTATCTTGGGATAGATAATGTAATGGCTTTACGCGGAGATGCTTTAAAAGAAGAACAGTATTTTGAGCCCACAAAGGGAGGACATCAATACGCTTCAGACCTGGTTGTCCAGATCAAAAATCTCAATAAGGGGCAGTACCTCCACGAAGTGATTGAAACAGATAATTGTTCTGATTTTTGTATCGGGGTTGCAGGATATCCTGAAAAACACATGGAGGCCCCCTCGATGAAAACCGACCTGAAATGGCTGAAAAAAAAGGTTGACCTCGGAGCAGAGTACATCGTAACGCAAATGTTTTTTGACAATCAAAAGTATTTCGACTTTGTAAAGGCGGCGCGTGAAGCAGGAATAAATGTGCCGATTATTCCCGGAATCAAGCCCATAGCAATAAAGCGGCATCTGCAACTGCTGCCCCAGGTTTTCCGTATCGATCTGCCACAAGAACTAATCGAAGAAGTGGAGAAATGCAGCTCTAATAAGGAGGTGAGAAAGGTGGGTATAGAATGGACCATTTATCAGTCAAAAGAACTCAAGAAAGCCGGGGCGCCCGTATTACACTATTATTCTATGGGGAAGAGTGACAATATCAGGGAGATTGCCAAAGCAATATTTTGA